In a genomic window of Aneurinibacillus sp. REN35:
- a CDS encoding glutaredoxin family protein, producing the protein MSIIVYSAPGCSTCELVKNYLTDKGYTFEVRDLLSNQEYQKEVEAFGIMGIPVTVVNGKAVKGFDPAELNQLLQEAH; encoded by the coding sequence TGTTTATTCAGCACCAGGATGCAGCACCTGCGAATTGGTCAAAAATTATTTAACTGATAAAGGATATACCTTTGAAGTACGTGATCTCCTGTCCAATCAGGAATATCAAAAAGAAGTGGAAGCATTCGGCATCATGGGAATTCCCGTTACCGTAGTCAATGGTAAGGCTGTCAAAGGATTTGACCCTGCCGAATTAAATCAGCTTCTACAGGAAGCACACTAA
- the ftsW gene encoding putative lipid II flippase FtsW, whose translation MKTRGRPDFPILILTLFLVGFGIVIVYSASSVFSLDKFGTDTYFMKKQVMWAIIGLIFMLFTMNIPYTFYKKHFVGIAFFVFLLLAAVLIPGIGIVRNGARSWINLGIGSLQPAEFAKLAVIIYLAALISKKGEHIRDVKKGLIPVFVIVGLFCGIIAIQPDFGSAAILGMTALAVIIAGGANLKHLVLPGILAGIVGFLFVFLSPYRWSRLQNVGDPWADGLDGLGTGYQLAHSYFALAHGGITGAGFGKSIEKYLYLPEVQTDFIFAIMAEELGFIGASIFMLVYLLFLWRVLIITLRVKDTFATLVGVGVVSMIFIQAFINIGGVTGLIPITGVPLPFISYGGSSLLLNMISIGIILSISRENYKQNVEHLVSRTRTNQSSTVSPTKQRKV comes from the coding sequence ATGAAAACAAGAGGAAGACCGGATTTTCCCATCCTTATTCTTACTCTTTTTCTAGTAGGTTTTGGGATTGTCATTGTTTACAGTGCCAGTTCTGTTTTTTCCCTGGATAAATTCGGTACGGACACTTACTTTATGAAAAAACAGGTAATGTGGGCGATCATCGGCTTGATCTTCATGCTATTCACGATGAATATTCCCTATACCTTTTATAAGAAGCATTTTGTCGGCATTGCTTTTTTTGTTTTCTTGCTGCTGGCAGCCGTACTGATTCCGGGGATTGGTATTGTAAGAAACGGAGCAAGAAGTTGGATTAATCTAGGGATTGGCTCCCTGCAACCAGCCGAGTTTGCAAAGCTTGCAGTGATCATTTATCTGGCTGCACTTATCTCTAAAAAAGGAGAACATATCCGAGATGTTAAAAAAGGGCTGATTCCCGTTTTTGTCATTGTCGGATTGTTCTGTGGCATTATTGCTATTCAGCCCGATTTCGGTTCAGCCGCTATTCTTGGCATGACAGCTCTTGCGGTGATCATTGCCGGCGGAGCCAATCTTAAACATTTGGTTCTCCCTGGCATACTAGCTGGAATTGTAGGCTTTTTGTTTGTTTTTCTTTCCCCATATCGCTGGAGCCGCCTACAGAATGTCGGCGATCCTTGGGCGGACGGTCTTGATGGTTTGGGGACTGGCTATCAATTAGCGCATTCGTATTTTGCACTTGCACACGGCGGTATTACAGGTGCCGGCTTTGGGAAAAGCATTGAGAAGTATCTCTACCTTCCTGAAGTGCAGACTGACTTTATTTTTGCGATTATGGCAGAAGAGCTCGGTTTTATCGGGGCTTCTATTTTCATGCTCGTCTATCTGCTCTTCTTATGGCGCGTCCTTATTATTACACTGCGTGTAAAGGATACGTTCGCTACGCTTGTCGGCGTTGGCGTTGTCAGCATGATTTTTATTCAGGCGTTCATTAACATTGGTGGTGTTACTGGGCTGATTCCGATTACAGGTGTTCCACTGCCTTTTATCAGCTATGGCGGTTCCTCACTGCTGCTAAACATGATTAGCATCGGGATTATCCTAAGTATCTCACGAGAGAATTATAAACAAAATGTAGAACACCTAGTCAGTCGGACACGAACAAATCAAAGCAGTACAGTCTCTCCTACAAAACAGCGTAAAGTATAA
- the phoU gene encoding phosphate signaling complex protein PhoU, producing MASAGMQESQLNQLTKEVAEMATIARSGFLQAWRAFLEADLDMARDVIVRDEKLNVLAEKIFKMSLRLIALQAPVATDLRTIGSYLKMVTDLERIGDLSVSIAKVVVRLNGAGYHLSLFEMPLMVERVKEMLDVCVQAIESGDFRRLRLLDEMDDVIDGYYSKCFDYIECNMERQPELIKEGVQLLKVLQSLERIGDHATNIGEWSLYMSTGNIADLNT from the coding sequence ATGGCGAGTGCCGGAATGCAGGAGAGCCAGTTAAATCAATTGACAAAAGAAGTGGCAGAGATGGCTACCATTGCCCGCTCCGGCTTTTTACAAGCGTGGAGAGCATTTTTGGAAGCAGATCTTGATATGGCAAGAGACGTCATTGTACGCGATGAAAAACTTAATGTATTAGCGGAGAAAATATTTAAAATGAGCTTACGACTCATTGCTCTACAAGCACCTGTGGCCACGGATTTACGTACTATAGGCTCATATTTGAAAATGGTGACTGATTTAGAGCGAATTGGGGACTTATCCGTTTCCATTGCTAAGGTTGTGGTTAGACTGAATGGGGCAGGTTATCATCTTTCATTGTTTGAGATGCCTCTGATGGTCGAGAGAGTAAAAGAGATGTTGGATGTATGTGTGCAAGCGATTGAGAGTGGCGATTTTCGCCGCTTAAGGCTACTCGATGAGATGGACGATGTGATCGATGGGTATTACAGTAAGTGCTTTGACTATATAGAGTGTAATATGGAAAGACAGCCAGAACTAATCAAAGAGGGTGTTCAATTGCTAAAAGTGCTTCAGTCATTGGAGCGGATTGGAGATCATGCAACCAACATTGGAGAATGGTCGCTGTACATGTCTACAGGAAATATTGCTGATCTGAATACGTAA